The following coding sequences are from one Dreissena polymorpha isolate Duluth1 chromosome 8, UMN_Dpol_1.0, whole genome shotgun sequence window:
- the LOC127842575 gene encoding uncharacterized protein LOC127842575, whose protein sequence is MSLHDMGDEFSADQFNMALKVVLKVEIQSLLDRLSQTGEETVLLFASADDQCTDHLASSRAKSFVDTSDIGAIKDKFLNYLMTGFLGTKHNIPCRPTPQQNAVQIHPPVTMGTQKNAGSVNMQIPAGNMNMQLSCQSGKRPLDLVCSQSEADAKKRKLDNVNVQVQMNSQTKILNQSSQASVAIKPQPQTATVSAATTPQKQQVSTAAANPKLTPASQADTKLKTTKVMTSGGFTEERLSDAEFKKFLQQYKPEIPDSVEDDDTVSGSHVQQPGTGVAGQQPQRNFGNVAITVSKSGATLDLKQAGPRSPQPVQNIGQSVKKEAVKDTSNSVQNVKTFPRKISDACSSSGHVQAKMSHDDSSAMKTPTKNELAGTNKIVSKIPLDDIENIDTETLVKLAKAKSLENMSEADRQIQEKLGQLSSKLSWVVEYPKNSKDGASASKQSPGSSGRMSMIAANMSLNKEASMMTAGGEVSLPEEYNAFEDEDEEDEEEYDEDEEFNEEGLDEEDREALRKIREEQKRRGLTAMNIGGNMRGPHFNMNDPRMEGFHIEQDQDYEEGEYEYEEFGEGEEGTFAEGEGGQGHFAHGYVDSSPHKDMFLRMGLSMAKCLICNKIVRNSDMKQHNEMHEQEIEEEEEGEGEGEYDEEEEEEEENGAGKGEFDNHEAGHYDPGQGKYSGQGDYEGEGDMEEGEEKGDYPEMAYTEEGMEQEYSDHPEQPDNQFTAEHVFTAEKLDTDILVAEKINSVKEKEPKVECTMCSKKLANARNLKKHMEKIHGQ, encoded by the exons ATGTCACTGCACGACATGGGAGATGAGTTCAGTGCGGATCAGTTCAACATGGCTCTCAAGGTCGTACTCAAGGTCGAGATACAGTCATTG CTGGATCGTCTATCGCAGACAGGCGAGGAGACAGTGCTACTGTTTGCCAGTGCGGACGATCAATGTACTGACCACCTGGCCTCATCCAGAGCCAAGAGCTTCGTGGATACTTCTGACATTGGGGCCATCAAGGACAAGTTTCTGAACTACCTCATGACAGGTTTCCTAG GAACAAAACACAATATTCCTTGTCGACCAACGCCACAACAGAATGCTGTTCAAATTCACCCACCAGTCACTATGGGAACACAAAAGAATGCAGGCTCTGTAAATATGCAGATACCAGCGGGAAACATGAACATGCAGTTGAGTTGCCAGTCTGGAAAACGTCCTCTAGACCTAGTCTGTTCTCAGTCTGAGGCAGACGCGAAGAAACGAAAATTAGACAATGTTAATGTGCAAGTGCAAATGAACTCTCAGACAAAGATTTTAAACCAGAGCAGCCAAGCCAGTGTAGCTATCAAACCCCAGCCCCAAACTGCAACAGTATCTGCCGCCACTACGCCTCAAAAGCAGCAGGTGTCAACAGCAGCTGCGAACCCAAAGTTGACCCCTGCATCTCAGGCAGATACTAAACTGAAGACAACCAAGGTCATGACCTCTGGGGGGTTCACAGAAGAGCGTCTGTCTGACGCGGAGTTTAAAAAGTTCCTCCAGCAGTACAAGCCAGAAATCCCAGACAGCGTTGAGGATGACGACACAGTTTCCGGTTCCCATGTCCAGCAGCCGGGGACCGGAGTAGCAGGGCAACAGCCACAGCGTAACTTTGGAAACGTAGCAATAACTGTTTCAAAATCTGGTGCCACGTTGGATCTCAAACAGGCAGGGCCCAGATCACCACAGCCTGTTCAAAATATTGGCCAGTCAGTAAAAAAGGAGGCTGTGAAAGATACTTCTAACAGTGTGCAAAATGTAAAGACTTTTCCAAGGAAAATTTCAGACGCTTGTTCTAGTTCTGGGCATGTCCAGGCTAAAATGTCGCATGATGATAGCAGTGCAATGAAAACACCTACTAAAAATGAGCTTGCTGGCACCAACAAAATTGTTTCCAA gATACCCTTGGACGATATAGAAAACATAGACACTGAGACGCTAGTAAAATTGGCAAAAGCCAAGTCCCTTGAAAATATGTCAGAAGCTGACAGACAAATACAGGAAAAACTTGGTCAGCTGTCATCTAAACTATCTTGGGTGGTGGAGTATCCAAAGAACTCGAAAGATGGCGCCAGTGCTTCCAAACAGTCGCCGGGCAGCTCTGGCAGGATGTCAATGATCGCAGCTAATATGAGCCTCAACAAGGAAGCTTCTATGATGACAG CTGGAGGAGAGGTGAGTTTACCAGAAGAGTATAATGCCTTTGAAGATGAGGATGAAGAGGATGAGGAGGAATATGATGAGGATGAGGAATTCAATGAGGAGGGTCTGGATGAAGAAGACAGGGAAGCATTGAGGAAGATCCGAGAGGAACAAAAGAGACGTGGCTTGACTGCAATGAACATAGGGGGTAACATGAGGGGTCCTCACTTCAACATGAACGATCCTCGAATGGAGGGTTTTCATATAGAACAGGACCAGGACTACGAAGAGGGGGAGTATGAGTATGAGGAGTTTGGTGAGGGAGAGGAGGGGACTTTTGCTGAGGGGGAGGGGGGTCAGGGGCATTTTGCTCACGGTTATGTGGACTCGTCACCTCATAAAGATATGTTTCTCAGGATGGGATTGTCGATGGCAAAGTGTTTGATATGTAATAAAATTGTGCGGAACTCTGATATGAAACAGCACAATGAGATGCATGAACAAGAAATTGAGGAGGAAGAGGAGGGGGAGGGTGAGGGTGAatatgatgaggaggaggaggaagaggaggaaaATGGGGCGGGGAAGGGGGAGTTTGACAATCATGAAGCAGGGCATTACGACCCGGGACAAGGCAAGTATTCAGGGCAAGGGGATTATGAGGGGGAGGGGGATATGGAGGAAGGGGAAGAGAAGGGTGATTACCCTGAGATGGCTTACACAGAAGAAGGCATGGAACAGGAGTACTCAGATCATCCGGAACAGCCGGACAATCAGTTTACCGCGGAGCACGTGTTTACGGCTGAGAAATTGGACACGGACATTCTTGTGGCGGAGAAGATTAACTCTGTGAAAGAGAAAGAACCGAAAGTGGAGTGCACGATGTGTAGTAAGAAATTAGCAAATGCGCGGAATTTGAAAAAACACATGGAGAAAATACATGGTCAATAG